A single genomic interval of Aureliella helgolandensis harbors:
- a CDS encoding DUF1592 domain-containing protein — MSTKIRNDGRSQLRGHGSLALILAWISLLSPMHAADPGGKPVAHDASTYTNSVVPFLRQHCIACHGEGEANASLRLDQLQPDFSVPESAARWAEVMDQINLGQMPPPEEPPPELEQLGEVADWIAAGVRSEERRRVGSGGRSLLRRMNRTEYANTIRDLLSIRFLPGESPQDLLPPDGTVDGFDKVSTGLMVDPSLLENYFELATRLAEQAVVDGPPEFPTQTIRFELEDTAANRAIDYLCANPGIECREHDILLMDHSTRSFGEMKYGDTKKEIPVAGFYRIRVRVWGTRGADGKPVRMQVRQQHPQQDRQLLIESDVTDEPQVYELLTARDPKCGEYSVSIVNGSAFQQSSPVGAKLFQAQREAAERDDFEAALRLQSRQQLEALTRAKPTPESADTSQFPKLYVDWIECEGPLYEQWPPKSHQALLFRGEGAVLNAEYVDAIFERLMRRAFRRPVSPEEVESITEGVKAEIADGEPFNQAVRNGLATVLCSPKFLYLIESEASSLPNSERDSLQAISDWGLATRLSYFLWSSMPDDELFDLARAGRLRDSGELVRQVDRMLADPKVDGLVEGFGRQWLKTDAILAFAPSERVYRDYTPKLGEAMVAEPLAFFKEVLQRDESAIAFIDSDWTMLNQPLAELYGIAGVEGDHFRRVQLSSESPRGGLLGMAGVAMAGSDGIRTKPVSRGAYVRNVLFNDPPNPPPPNVGEVEPNIRGEKLTVRERLIQHQQLASCAACHRRIDCYGLALENFNVIGQWRTVQDGEGFRGSNSPTIDASGVLPNGEAFETWAEFKQLLLKQEERFAQGLAEKMFTYATGRSVEVSDRSRIDALVSHMADHHYTLRSLIHAIVSSDPFLQK; from the coding sequence ATGAGCACCAAAATTCGGAACGATGGGAGAAGTCAGCTCAGGGGACATGGGAGTCTAGCCCTGATTCTGGCGTGGATTTCGCTACTGTCACCCATGCATGCTGCAGATCCAGGGGGGAAGCCGGTCGCGCATGACGCTTCGACCTACACGAACTCCGTTGTGCCCTTTTTACGCCAGCATTGCATCGCTTGCCACGGAGAGGGGGAGGCGAACGCTAGTCTGCGTTTGGACCAATTGCAACCCGATTTTTCTGTCCCCGAGTCGGCAGCGAGATGGGCGGAGGTGATGGATCAGATCAACCTTGGGCAGATGCCACCCCCCGAAGAGCCGCCACCGGAGCTCGAGCAGCTTGGGGAAGTTGCCGATTGGATTGCAGCCGGGGTGAGATCCGAAGAGCGTCGCCGAGTTGGTTCGGGGGGACGTTCTCTATTGCGGAGGATGAACCGCACGGAGTACGCCAATACGATTCGGGATTTGCTGAGTATCCGCTTTTTACCGGGTGAGAGTCCACAGGATTTATTGCCCCCTGATGGAACCGTTGACGGATTCGACAAGGTCTCCACCGGACTGATGGTCGATCCATCGCTGTTGGAAAACTATTTTGAGTTGGCGACCCGGCTTGCTGAGCAGGCAGTGGTTGATGGTCCACCAGAGTTCCCAACGCAAACAATACGGTTTGAGCTCGAGGACACCGCCGCCAACAGGGCGATCGATTATCTATGTGCGAATCCAGGCATTGAGTGTCGCGAGCACGACATCCTGCTGATGGACCACTCAACTCGCTCGTTTGGGGAGATGAAGTACGGTGACACTAAGAAAGAGATTCCTGTTGCCGGTTTTTATCGGATTCGCGTTCGCGTCTGGGGGACGCGCGGTGCCGATGGAAAGCCGGTACGCATGCAGGTGCGTCAACAGCACCCGCAGCAGGACCGGCAACTCTTGATTGAATCGGATGTCACCGATGAGCCTCAAGTGTATGAGTTGTTGACAGCGCGCGACCCGAAGTGCGGAGAGTATTCGGTTTCGATCGTGAACGGCTCTGCGTTTCAACAATCGAGTCCCGTAGGAGCAAAGTTATTTCAAGCTCAGAGGGAGGCAGCGGAGCGAGACGACTTTGAGGCGGCGCTGCGTCTGCAATCGCGCCAACAGCTCGAAGCACTGACGCGGGCGAAACCGACACCTGAATCTGCGGATACAAGTCAGTTTCCAAAACTGTATGTCGATTGGATCGAATGCGAAGGTCCGTTGTATGAGCAGTGGCCTCCCAAGAGCCATCAGGCTCTCTTGTTTCGAGGGGAGGGGGCCGTCTTGAATGCTGAGTATGTAGACGCGATTTTTGAGCGTTTGATGCGACGCGCCTTTCGCCGTCCGGTGTCGCCTGAAGAGGTCGAGTCCATTACCGAAGGGGTGAAAGCCGAGATTGCCGATGGTGAGCCGTTCAATCAAGCGGTTCGCAACGGCCTTGCGACGGTCCTGTGTTCGCCAAAATTTCTCTATCTGATCGAATCAGAGGCGAGCTCTTTGCCCAATTCGGAACGCGACAGTTTGCAAGCGATTTCTGACTGGGGGTTGGCCACACGGTTGAGCTATTTTCTATGGTCTTCTATGCCCGATGACGAATTGTTCGATCTTGCCCGCGCGGGGCGGTTGAGGGATTCCGGTGAGTTGGTTCGGCAGGTGGATCGGATGCTTGCCGACCCCAAGGTAGATGGGTTGGTCGAAGGTTTTGGACGGCAGTGGCTGAAGACCGATGCGATCTTGGCTTTTGCACCGAGTGAGCGCGTCTATCGCGACTACACGCCGAAGCTGGGGGAAGCGATGGTCGCCGAACCCTTGGCCTTCTTCAAAGAGGTGTTGCAGCGGGATGAATCTGCAATTGCATTCATCGATTCCGATTGGACCATGTTGAATCAACCGTTGGCGGAACTGTACGGTATTGCAGGCGTGGAGGGAGATCACTTTCGCCGCGTGCAGTTAAGTAGCGAATCGCCTCGTGGAGGGCTGCTGGGGATGGCTGGGGTGGCGATGGCTGGATCGGATGGGATACGGACCAAGCCGGTCAGCCGTGGTGCCTACGTCCGAAATGTGTTGTTCAACGATCCGCCGAATCCGCCGCCTCCCAATGTGGGCGAAGTTGAGCCAAACATTCGAGGAGAAAAACTGACGGTGCGTGAGCGGTTGATCCAGCACCAGCAGCTTGCCTCTTGTGCGGCCTGTCACCGGCGAATTGATTGTTATGGGCTCGCGTTAGAAAATTTCAATGTGATTGGGCAATGGCGAACAGTGCAGGACGGCGAGGGGTTTCGCGGAAGCAATAGTCCCACGATCGATGCGTCGGGCGTGCTTCCGAATGGGGAGGCATTTGAGACTTGGGCGGAGTTCAAGCAACTGCTCCTGAAGCAGGAGGAGCGGTTTGCCCAGGGACTGGCCGAGAAAATGTTTACCTACGCGACGGGCAGGTCGGTGGAAGTCTCGGACCGTTCGCGGATCGATGCATTGGTCAGTCACATGGCCGATCACCACTACACGCTGCGAAGTCTGATTCACGCGATCGTATCTAGCGACCCTTTCCTGCAGAAGTAG